In a genomic window of bacterium:
- the rpsD gene encoding 30S ribosomal protein S4, translating to MARYTDAKCKLCRREGMKLFLKGERCYSSSCAIERRPYGPGEHGRRRGRKPSDYKLQLREKQKVRSIYGVLERQFRLYYAEANRRQGPTGENLFNLLEKRLDSVLYRLGFAPSRSSARQLIRHKHVLVDGVVCDVPSRQVRVGQQVSIRTKSQNIPQIVDAVKANAKRDRLPFVQADEKKLTGSLLSEPQLADLPIPIQENLIVELYSK from the coding sequence ACCGACGCGAAGTGCAAACTTTGCCGGCGTGAGGGGATGAAGCTCTTTCTCAAAGGCGAGCGCTGCTACAGCAGCTCGTGCGCCATCGAGCGCCGGCCGTACGGGCCGGGCGAGCATGGTCGCCGCCGCGGGCGTAAACCCTCGGACTACAAGCTTCAGCTTCGTGAGAAGCAGAAGGTCCGCTCGATCTATGGCGTGCTGGAACGGCAGTTCCGCCTGTACTACGCGGAAGCGAACAGGCGGCAGGGCCCGACCGGCGAGAACCTCTTCAATCTCCTGGAGAAGCGCCTGGACAGCGTCCTCTATCGGCTCGGCTTCGCGCCCAGCCGTTCCAGCGCCCGCCAGCTGATCCGGCACAAGCACGTGCTGGTCGACGGCGTGGTTTGCGACGTGCCGAGCCGGCAGGTCCGCGTGGGCCAGCAGGTCAGCATCCGCACGAAGAGTCAGAACATCCCGCAGATCGTCGACGCGGTGAAGGCCAACGCCAAGCGCGACCGCCTTCCCTTCGTCCAGGCGGACGAGAAGAAGCTCACGGGCTCCCTGCTCAGTGAGCCGCAGCTCGCCGATCTGCCCATCCCGATCCAGGAGAACCTGATCGTGGAGCTCTACTCGAAGTAA